The following nucleotide sequence is from Microscilla marina ATCC 23134.
CCGACAGCGCTTCTGACTATGAATCCAGGTTATGGTTTTATACCTCTGCCAATAATGATCCCGACAAAGGAGCATTGCGGGTTTCAAAGACAAACGGGGAAATGGTGGGTGACAAGCCTGCGGTTTATGAGGCTCAGATGAATGAAACAGATGACGGGTCAGGAGGTACAACCCGAACTGCTACGGTTAACCTTACCGAAGAAAACTCCCTAGTCAATAATGTATCATTGGTGGACAAGCCTGGCGAAGACGCAGAATACCAAAGCATTGATTTGACAGCATCTATTGGTGATAAGGACATTCAAATAGACAGCGTAAAGGTGTTGAAAAAAGCGTCGTTTGGAATTACATTTAAAAAGTCTAATGTAACCTATTATCTACAGGGCGATTGTTCTTTATCAACAGCGGCTTACTATTGGGATGCCAAAAGCGTGTTTTTTGACTAAGTTCATTGCTTATTATTCTAACCTTTTAAATGGCGTAGCATCTCCTGCAAGGAACCCTTACAGGAGCTACGCTTTTTATTCCCACATTTTAATGGCATTGCCAGAGAGGAGGCAGGCGTGTACAACTACAGGCTTGCCTACCGTAGGCAGTGCCTTGAGGGGTGGGGAGATCATAGTCAAAAAATTAGTACACCAGCTCCTAAATTTGTAAAGTCTATTTTGTGTTTTTTGCCCCCTGATTTCACTTCAAAAATATCACGTAGCTCAGGTTCCGATATGCATCGGAATTGTAAACTAACTCTGATCAATTTTTAAAATTCATCAGAAAACAAAACACACTTAAATACTCTATTTACCTATTTAAGAGCAAGCGTACTAGTGAAACTACCAACACAAGGCAAGCCGCCCAAAAGCATTGCCTTGTGTTGATTAAATGTTTTGTTTCATTACACCCATAAAGGCTTGAATTATGCAAAAATTTATATTTAAAACTGCCAAGTTTCGAGAGGTTTTCAACAAAATACCCGAACCAGTGGTGTACTTGTATGCCCAAGAAGAGGTCACCGCGTTGAACCCGTACTTGCACCTTGAGGCGTTGCCTAGCCAACCGCCTGTATTGCCCAAAAAAGGGGGAAACCCATTGGGTGAAAAGTTGGCTGAAGTGGTTCGGCAAAAGATCACAGCACAGCTCACTGGGGGCTTTGCTTGGGCAAAGGCACCCAAAAAAGCCGAGGAGCAACTACTCAAAGTTTTTTTGCGTGTATCACAGGGCACTGTCGTATTGCCTTTGGTAGCGCCCATTAGCCGCTGGAGCGCTCAAAATAAGGAGCAATATGCTGCGGCATTCAATGCTTATCTCAAGGAACAAAAAACCAACCCTTATACCCTACAGGTAACGCTGCCAGACGGAACAAACTACGTACTTTCGTCGGCGAAGCAGACCTACACAGGGCAGGAGCTGGCAGATTTTTTGACCGAAAGCTTGAGTACCGAAAAGCCAAGCCCTCGCAAAACTTTGGCAACCCCAGTGGTGCCTCATAATTTTGAATCACCTCTGGCACCCACGCAAGAAAGAGACCTCAGCTTTGAGCCCGCTCAAGGCAATTACCAAGACCTACTTTTTGGCCTGACCAATGCCCCAACCCCTAGCCCCTATAGCGATCAAATGCCACGATTTTTTCCAAATATGGACTCAGAAGATTGGAAAGAACTGTGCATGGCTTTGTTATGCATCAATGTAGCCCCCTTTGCGCGTGACTTGCCTGGGCAGGCAGACATCAACAAGGCTGCCAATGCCATCGCAAAGCTTGAGCACAAGCTGATGGGCAAGGTGGGAGATAACCTATTCAACTTTTACCAATACTTGTTAGAAGAGCACTTGGGCAAGGCACTCGCCAGCATCCCTGACCTTGCCGCTCTTAAAGAAGCACTGATCAGCGATGACTTTTTGCAAGAATACAATGCCTGTGTAAACCAAGGAGTCGAACAAGGAACCATCGAGTGGTTTTGGTTCCATGTATGGTTGCTCATTGTTTTGAAAAAAGGAAGCGACGAAGACATAGGCGAAGTAGGCGCTGCCATTAATGGTAAAATTGCTTTGCCTGAAGGCAAAATATCGGGAGGAGTAAGAATGCATACTTGGCGAAGTTACCAAGGTTGGTTGGTATTCGATCATATTTTTAACCTACAGGTCATGCCAAAAGCAATGCAAGCTATAGGCAAGGTTACGCAGGTAGTTTCCAAACGCTTGGCGACAGAAGGAAAAAATAGTCATTTAATTCCAAACGTACTTGTGAGGTTGCTGGTGGGAGAAAAGGTAATGGGCATAGCACCTGAAGAAAACACGGCGCCATTGAGGAAATATTACACTACCCAAACATCATTTGAACCTGCAGAGGTGTCGAGTCGTGGTTTAAGGGTGTTTAAAGCCCTTATGTCTACGGTTATAGGTGTTTTTACCAAAGCCAGTGACCTTTGGCCTATAAAAAGCATTTCCTCTCTGGCCTTGCCTGAGCGGGTTACCAAGTAGTAGCAAAAATACCCCTCAAGCCTTGCAAGGTAAATTTTACAACAAAGAAACAAGATTATGAACGAGTTTATATTTAACAAGCCTGGGTTCTCAGATGTCATAAACAAAATACCTGATTTTGAGAGCAATCCCTTGGGGAAAAAGTTAGCCAATGCGCTTATCCAAAAAATAAAGGTTCATTTGAGTGGCGGCTTTACCTGGGAGGATGAACCAATGGGAGCACCTCCCGAAAATTTTACTCCGTTTTGGGGAGACTTTAGAGACATATTTTTTCCAGAGCTCAAGAAAAGTAGTATTTACACAGCAACCGATGTGCCCTATAATGACATAATAGACAAGGTTTTTGCCACCATGGCTCCTGAGCATTGGCAGTTGTTGTGTGTAGCCTTGGTATGTTTAAACATCAGACGGGCAAAGCTGAATCTTGCGGGTGAGGTTGACTTGCCAAAGGTAATGAATGCTATAGAGGAGCTGAAGCCGAGATTGTTAGGAGAAGGAGGCATCAATTTCCAACAATTTTATCAGGAACTTTACAAAGAACAGATGGGTGAGGTTTTGCAACAAATACCCAATGTCATAGAGTTGAAAAAAGTACTGACCAGCGAACCTTTTTTGAGCGAATACAACGAAAATTTACAGGCAACTACAAAGCCTGAAGCTATAGATTGGTTTTGGTACCATATATGGCACCTTTTTGCGATCAAGATTCCAGAAGACACTACCCAGCTTTCTCAGCATATTGATGATGTAGCGGCAGCAATACAACGATCAACTGGGCGTAAAATATCTGAAAATATAGGACACCTCAAGTGGTTGAATTATACCCAATGGCTCACCCAAGATAATTTGTTTCATATCGCCCAAAGTGTGCTGAACCAAGCAAGAAAAATGGTGTTTGATGATGGTGCCCAACTTGCCTTGACTGTACCCCATATTTATCCTGTGCTGTTTTTGAGTAAAAAGGTGCAAGGCATAAGCCCTTGGCATAACGATGCCCCTGGTCAAGTTTTTTATACTACCCAGGCAACCCCACCCAGCAAGTTAGGAACAGGCTTATTGGGCAAGGTTTTGTCGTTGGGCAAGTATACAGGAGTAATAGGGTATGCCACCAGCAAATGGCTGAGTGATGATGAGAACGACCCACTGGGGATAAACATGTAGTTGGCGTTCAAGCAATAGAACTTAATCATATCAAAACAACAACAAAGATGGAAAAAACTGAAGATATATCAACCATTGCGGATGAGCACTTTTTTTCGGGAGGCTTTGTGGCAGGTACACAAATACTGATGAAGGATGGTTCGTCGAAAAACATTGAAGACATCAAAGATGGCGAAGAGGTAATGTCGCCCGATGGCTCCGAAAGGGTACTCAAGGTCATTCAACCAAGCCTACATATGAGGCGTAACCTGTACCACATAGCAAACCAAAACGGGCAGAAAGTTGAAAACTTTATGTTTGTTGACTCTCAAGTATTTTTAACTGGGAGAAAAGATGTTGGCGAAGGAGTGTTTGCCGCAGCAGAGCCCCAGCAAGTGAAAAATCCTTTGATGCGCATGAAAGGGGTAGGTGATATAGAGGGAAGTGTGCTGGTTTCGCATGAGCACCTACCTTTTGGCACTGTAGCAAAAAGCCTTGTCAAAGACGTGCCACCCCAGCAGGTCTACCATTTAATGTTAGATCATCAAGACTATTTTTTTGCGGGCAACGCCACCCAAAAATTCATGGTGTTGGCTTATTGCCCCAAGTTGTTGGACTACCAGACAGGTTTGACAAAGAAAATACATAGTGTGGTAGCCTCGCTAGAGCAGGAAAACAAGAATGAAATAAGCAAGCTTACACTGGATAATTTATGGGAACTTGAGAGAAAAGGTTTGTTGGTGAATGAGAAGCTGTTAATAAACCGCTTGAGTGAGAAAAAAGGTGTACAAGCTGTTACTGCTACCCCCATGCACTCGGTAAACCTTGGCTGGAAAATGCGCATGATTCAAACATTGTTGGTAAACATTTTTGTGCCCAAAATACAGCACCTTGTCAACCTTTGTCATCGACAGCTTGTGCCTGTCAAAGTTGCCCACAATAAAATGTGGATTTCGCCATCTATTCATGACATTGAGTGGCGTCCTGGGGTCAAGCATCTTGAGGTATTGAAGCTGGCACTCTCGATCACCAACACCTTGGATAGTACTGTAGAGCGGACAATAGAAGAAAAACCAACCGACTTTGTTACCAAGGTTAGCAAGTGTGTGTATTTGCGTACTCAAAAGAACCTAGATGACCCCACTCACAACCATTGGGTGCTGCGGTTGAGGCTATCGGACGGAAAACGACAAATGGAAGGGAGTTTTCCATTTATAGATGATGTAAAGGATTACTACAGTACTGGAAAAATGAAGCTGTGGGAAGGCAACCAGCATCAAGCTTTTGTTTCCTTTGATGTACGAATTATTGATGAAGCAACAAAACTAGCTGAAGAGGCAACCTTAGACAATAAAGAAGCTGCCTGTGGTGCACCTATGGAGACCAAATTATTGGATGCTTTGAGAGGCTTTGCCAAGGAAGTTTTGATTCCTCAACAGGCCTTGGCATTGAATAAATAACCACCAATAAATGACGTTTCACTTTTTGTAGTCAATCTGCTGATTTGGTCAGGGTTTGTGGTAGATGTTGAAACGTCATTTTTAAATATATAGAACTCTAAAAAACTTAATATAATGGATACCACCACAATTGAAGATGACTTGCTGGGCTTTTTTGGAGGGTTTGCGCTCGGAACCCAGGTTTTGATGGCAGACAACTCTTGGAAAAACATTGAGTGCCTCAAGCCAGGAGACGAGGTCATGTCGCTCAGCGGGCACGCAGAAGTAATACAACTGGTAGACTTGACCAACAAGGTGCAGCAGCAGTTGTATTACCTAGACGGAGACCCCAGCCTTACATTTGCTGGTTCGCAATTATTTATTTCTTCTAAACAGCATATTGGACACCAAGAAGAGTTTTTGTGTGCAGAACCCCACCATATAGCGTCCAGAAGACTGAAAGCTGTAGGGGTAGGGTTTATAGAAGGAGGAGCAATGGTTACCCACCAAGGAAAAAACAGGATTCCAGTGCATGTAGACAAGCTTCAGGCAAAAGACAGCCAACAGCTTACCCCTGTATTTCATGTAATGGTAGATCGCAATGATACCATTGTTGTGGGCAAAAACCAGCGATTTGCTGCATTGTCGTTAGCCCCAAAGTTATTAGACTATACCACTAGAATAGGCAAAAAGCTCTATGCCATTATAGCCAATTACGAAGCAGATGCTGCACACATCACCAACAAGCTTACTTTTGAGCAATTGTTGGGCATGAGTCAATCCCTAAAAGCACAAGATGGGCAGGAAGTTTTATTTGCGGGTGAATTAACCCCTCAGACCATACCCAATGCTACCCAAAAGTTGGGCTTTGCAGCTCGTTATTTGTATGCCTATTTACTGACAAACCACTTGGCTCAATTAGAACAAATTGCCTCTATGGGCTGGAGAATATTTACCCAATATTGGAACAGGAATCATCGTATGGTCATTGCCCTTTCGTTGCATTCTATAGAGTGGAGACCTTCTTACATTCCATTAGAAAATGTGCAGGTGTCGTCAGCGTTGTCAAGCTACTTGAAGGTAGGGCAAAGTTGGGAGCAATTGCTTTTGTCAGGAAAAGAACAGCCGTTGGTAGGGTTGATGAAAAAGAGCCAATATTTTGTGACTGAAAAAAAAATGGATGGTCTCAGAGTAGCCAACTGGGTTTATCAGATTGAACTTGCCGAGGATGACCAAAACCTAAAAGGAGAGTTGCATTTTCCAGATGCATTGGATGTTCCCTATTTTCAAAGCAGGTGTGGGCTAGAAGATGAACAAGGGCAACAACAAGCCACATTGTTGTTTGATGTGCGCTTTATTACTGAAGAAATCATGCTTGCTGAACAAGAAGCACATAAAAATTATGATGAGACCAAACAAGGAGATTTTGAAGATGCTTTTCTTACAAAATGGATGAACAACATATTCAAGGCAGTAGAAGAACAAACATCCTCATTGGCAACAGCAGCCACATTTTCAAAACCATCTGTCATGTCAGTAAAATCATAATATTTTTATAACGAAGCTAAAGCCTTCTGTTAAGCCAAATGGGACGCTACTTTTAGGAGTAGCAATGGGTTATGTTGGATGCTGGCAAAGGTCCACCTAAGAAGAAGCAAGCTTTATAAAACCTGAAAAAATGAGCATAACCAAATCAAAACCGTCCACAGAGAAATACACTGTTGATATTTCGCTTACAAAATTAGGGGCAGAGCTAAAGCTTCCTAAGCAACCCGACCGGGCAATGGCACCTCCACAAAGTTTTAACCTGTATGCTGCCAACGGTGCAAGTCAAGGTGCTGCCACATCTACCCGCAGACTTACAATATATACCAATCCTCTAGAGCAAGTCATACACATTATCAATGCGGTGCCAGTGCCTGGTTACCATGCCGAAGGTAATGAATTAAACCCTTTAGGTTTTAAATTACGTGACGCCATTACTAAAAAAATAAAAGTACAGATGAGTGGGTATTTTTCTATGTATAAAATGCCACTGTCTGACAGCTCAAAAGATCAAAAGGTCATTGATGCATTTTATGCAGCCAATCCTCTTTTGCCAAGGTTTGATCCATTAGAGGGACGGTACCAGCAAGTGTTCTTTCCTGAATTGGACAAAGCAAATATTTCTTCAGACAAAGACGTGCCCTACAATGACCAGTTTGATAGGTTTTTTCCAGCAATGAAAAAAAATGACTGGGAAGATTTATGTATTTGCATGGTTTGCCAACTGATCAAAGAGGTAAATAGTGGATACAAGGACAAGATAAAGCCAGAAGTAGACAGCAAGGTGAGCGCCTATAACCAAAAAATCAAAGGTTCTGGTGGGCACAATATTTTTCGCTTTTATCAATACCTCATGGAAGAGTGGATGAAAGATCAAGGCATTTTGGGTGATGATGATAATAGGAGTGAATTGTTGGATTTATACAAAAAAGTTTTGTCAAGTAATTCATTTATTTCTGAGTATCGCCTTGGGTATGATAGAGGAGGCTTCTTGGCCGACT
It contains:
- a CDS encoding Hint domain-containing homing endonuclease; the encoded protein is MEKTEDISTIADEHFFSGGFVAGTQILMKDGSSKNIEDIKDGEEVMSPDGSERVLKVIQPSLHMRRNLYHIANQNGQKVENFMFVDSQVFLTGRKDVGEGVFAAAEPQQVKNPLMRMKGVGDIEGSVLVSHEHLPFGTVAKSLVKDVPPQQVYHLMLDHQDYFFAGNATQKFMVLAYCPKLLDYQTGLTKKIHSVVASLEQENKNEISKLTLDNLWELERKGLLVNEKLLINRLSEKKGVQAVTATPMHSVNLGWKMRMIQTLLVNIFVPKIQHLVNLCHRQLVPVKVAHNKMWISPSIHDIEWRPGVKHLEVLKLALSITNTLDSTVERTIEEKPTDFVTKVSKCVYLRTQKNLDDPTHNHWVLRLRLSDGKRQMEGSFPFIDDVKDYYSTGKMKLWEGNQHQAFVSFDVRIIDEATKLAEEATLDNKEAACGAPMETKLLDALRGFAKEVLIPQQALALNK